GGCTGCCAGCCTGCAGTATTCGGAAGAAAACATCGAAACCGTCGTCAAAGCCTTCACCGAAGAAAAAGGCACAAAACTCGGCGTCATAATGAACGGAGCCCGCACGCTCCTAACCGGCGTCGCTGTCGGCCCATCAATGCTCTCGGTTTTCGAGATCATCGGCCTCGAACGAACCCTGATGCGCCTGCGCAGTCAGGTGGCTTGGAATTTGTAACAAAGAATGGGTCAACCTTTGGTATAGTTAGGGAATGGATTACCGAGAGATCATAACCATCGAACCAGGTAAGCGAAGCGGAAAGCCGACGATCCGGGGCATGCGGATCACTGTTCAGGATGTTCTCGAATATTTGGCCGGTGGTATGACTGAAGCAGAGATCCTCTCGGACTTCCCAGAGCTTAACCGCGACGATATTCTGGCCTGCCTGGCGTTTGCAGCGGATCGGGAACGACAATTAGCCATTTTGCCGCAATATGAAATTGCTGCTTGACCAAAACCTTTCTTGGAAGCTTGTAGTAGAACTCCGCGAAAGCTATCCGGACTCAGAACATATCAAACAGGCTCTATCGACCTCCGCCGATGATCGGGCCATCTGGGATTTCGCTCGAGACAATGACTTTACGATCGTAACGAAAGACGACGATTTTGTTCAGCGAAGCATGCTGCTCGGCCACCCGCCAAAAGTGGTCTGGATCAGACTGGGTAACTGCAAAACAGATGAGATCACCCGATTGCTACTGGGTTCTCTCAATGTCATGATAGCCTTCGCAAACGATGAGGAAAAATCGTTGTTTGCTTTGCCATGACTCGATCTGCGGGGAACTGGCGAATTCACGTAATATCTGAAACAAGATTCGTATGTGGCGCATACAGAACCCGATAATCCGTCGAACAAAACTCGATTTCACAAGTTCTGAACAGGGCTTTAGGGAAGTTTCTCAACTGGTATTCGACGGTGTCGTGTTACTAAACGCAATCGAGTTGACTGACTGGGAAGCCGATGGGACGCAACTCATCATTTGCGACCGTTGCGGTTTTACGCACTGCGAAACAGGTGGATGGGCAAACGTTCGGAAAGCTGGAGACTACGTGTTTGTTCTTCCCGCCTTTAATCTTCTTGAATCTGGTAGCAATTCCGACGAATACGCCCCGCCGCCGTATATTCGAAAATTTGGCGTTCCATATTTCAGCGTAACGCAATATGGAGAACTTGTTGCAACGAAGTTGGGCTTTCCGGAATACGATACGATTCTACCGATGGAAATGCGCGATGCAGTGCGGATAGTGCAACTTGAGACCCCTTATCGAATATTTGGTGAACCGCCGACAGTAGACCTCAAGCCCGACAAAAAGGCTCTAGCAATAGCGTCGAGCGAAGGTGAGCCACACGAACATTTGAGGAATATAGAAATACTTTTGAAGGTTCACTATGATGATCGTCGATCTGCCCAACTCCGGCCAATGACTGTAGACGAGAAGATCATTTCGATTTTTCTAGATGCGGATGTTTTCATTGACTGGAAACCACTTGCGAAGGGTCCAAAAGGCTGGCTTCTCACGTTGGAAGACAATTTTGTTATAGAACCGATTAGTTCGCACGAGGATTCACCGTCCGTCCAATGAAAGCCCTTCTCATCTCAATGGGAACGCGTGGTGATGTCGAGCCGTTTTTGGCGGTGGGCGAGATACTTGGCGAGAGAGGTTGGGAGGTCGTTTGCCTGTTTCCTGAGCAGTTTCGCGGGATGACGGAGGCGATGGGGTTTCGGTTCCACGGGTTTAGCGAAGAGTTCCTGAAGCTGATCGAGGGCAGCGACGCAAAAGAGATACTTGGCGGCGAGGGCGGCGCGTTCAGCCGTGTAAGAAACTGGGCGACGCTTGCCCGCAGCGGTATGAAGCTCGCGGCCGAATCGGTCGAGGTGCAGCATCGCATTCAGCTCGACGAAGCTCCTGACCGCATCATTTATCACCCGAAATGCAACACAGCGATCGTCTGGGGAATGGCGAATCCGGGCAAGGCGATACAGTTGGCACCGATCCCGGGCCTAGTTCACGCCGTCGATGAATTTGCACCGATGTGGAAGGACTTTGGCAGATCGATCAACCGTGCCAGCTATCGGCTGATCAACTGGTTCAAAGCGTTCGCGGTAAAGAAATTCACGAAACAATTCACAACCGATCTTGGCTTTAAGAAACTCACCGTTGCTGAGATCAACCGGGCGTTACTCGAAACCGAAAAGACGATCTATACCGTCTCGCCAAGCCTATTTGATCGGCCGGCATACTGGCCCGAGACGGCGCGGGTCGTCGGCTATTTCGAACGTGACAAGGCCGTCGGTTGGCAGCCGGATGAGCGGCTGCTCGAGTTTCTAAAGGCGCACGACAAGATCGTCTTTATCAGCTTTGGCAGTATGACGAATACAAAGCCGCTTGAGAAAACGCGAGCGATCGTCAATGTGTTAAAACGAAACAATATTCCCGCGATCATCAATACATCCTGGGGTGGACTTTGCGAGATCGATGACGCGCCGGAGCACGTCCTCTTCGTAAACGATGTGCCGTATGATTGGCTCTATCCGCACATTTACGCGGTCGTTCATCACGGCGGTTCGGGTTCGACTCACATGGCTTTGAAATACGGCTGCCCGAGCCTCGTCGTGCCGCACGCTCTCGATCAACCGTTCTGGGCGAGGATCGTTCACGAAAAAGGCGCCGGTCCCGCGGGGCTGGCGATCAGCAAACTCACGGAGCTAGATTTCGAACAAAAGTTGCTAGATCTTTATGATAATCTTGATCATGGAACGAACGCTGAGCGGATCGGTCTGGCAATGTCGTCAGAAGCTGATGCCGGGAAGCTGTATCAAATCATAGTTGGCGACATCGAGAGATCATGAAAGGCTATAAATCAAACATTGAGAAAGAAACACTAAAGAATAAGAATTTTCGAAAGGTTCTTTATACGTCCGCATATAGCCAATTGGTACTAATGAGCATCAAGCCGAAGGAAGAGATCGGCTCTGAAGTGCATGCGGAGAACGACCAGTTCCTGCGTTTCGAAGGCGGCACCGGGCGTGTAATGGTCGATGACAATAAGTACACTGTTAAAGATGGCGATGCGGTCGTCATTCCCGCGGGTGCACGGCACAATGTGATCAACACGTCCGCGACTGAAGACCTGAAGATCTACACGATCTATTCACCGCCGCATCACAAAGACCAGATCATACGTAAGACAAAAGAAGAAGCCGAGGCGAACGACGAGGAATTTGACGGCAAAATGACCGAAAAGCGGAAGAGATGATAGACACTCGTGCCCTGTTTCACAAGATCAGCTATTTGCAATATCCGCTGTTTGCCGTGGCGGTTTTTTATGCATTCAAGCCGTATATTGTCGGGTTTGACACCGTTTGGGCAAATCTGAACAACGTGCTGGTATTCGGTGGGTTAGGGATCAGTCTCTCGACGCTCCAGGACACGACCACTACGCAGAACGAGTTTTCGCGTCGGATCTGGCAGAGCCCAACAAAGGGAAAGATCGCTCTCATACTGATCGCAGCAATGGCGTTCCTGTTCGTTTTCATCGGCTTTTTTGGTATTTACGTTTCTCACAGTCCGATCCTGAAAGAATTGTCGCTCGGAACGATCGTCGTGGGTATCGGCGTCATTGGCCTGTTGAAAGCCGCGATCGAGATGTTCGAAAATCATCGCATCGACAAGAATCCTGTTAACGAAGGGGACGACCCGCCGAGTTCCTGATGCTTGCAGACGAGGGAATGAACAAAGATATTCAGGCATATAACGACGTCCAAACACCGGAGGAACGTGAGGTCTGCAACGCGCTTGCCGAAGCTATCTCGCGCGGATTGCCAAAGGCCGAGAACAAGATCTGGCACCGCCATCCGGTTTGGTTTCTCGACGGCAATCCGATCGTCGGTTACAGCAAGTTGAAGGCCGGCATCAGGCTGATGTTCTGGAGCGGTGCCGATTTTGACGAAGAAGAGCTCAAACCGCGAACCGGTAAGTTTAAAGACGCCTCCGTCACCTACACCTCCGCCGACCAGATCAACCCTAAAGACCTGAAACGCTGGTTAAAGAAGTCCAAAGAGATCCAGTGGGACTACAAGAACATCGTCAAACGAAAGGGCCGCCTGGAACGATTAAAGTAGTATTGACTTCGCAGGCAAAAACGGCTTGTTTTATCTTCGCCGTTGCCTAGGCTATTCATTAGGCTGAACGGGTTTTGTGTCAGGCGGGGGGAGCACTATCGTTGTTGTAGTTATGCCTTAGGGTGTGAGGCGGCAGGTGGCCCTGATCCGACCGAAGATCATGAGTGTTATTTGACATAGTAAGGATTCCTAACTAATATAAGATCGACAACTATGTCAAATTTAGCTAAGGAGATGTGAAAAATGAGCAAATCAGTTTTTTATCACGCCGGTTGTCCGGTTTGCGTTAGTGCGGAGCAGGACGTTATCAGCCTTATAGGAGCCGATAATGTGGAAGTCGTTCATTTTGGTAATGATATGTCGAGATTTGAAGAGGCGGAAAAGGCCGGCGTCAAATCCGTGCCGGCATTGATTACCCCAAACGGCAACGTGCTTCACATCAATTTTGGTGCTTCAATGGCAGACCTTAAAGGATGATCATCAGCCCTGTCGAAAGGCTCCAAACAGTTTTTCGGCAGGGTTGCCTTTCAATTACGGATAATAGATATTATGCAAGTAGCGGTTTGGGACACTTTCGTAAAACGCGGGGACGGAAGAACGATGCATTTTGACATCATCGCTCCGGCCGAGATTAAAGATGCTGCGGTGATCTACGGTTACGGCCGCGACTACTTGAAAGAAAAGGGCGAGGATTCGCAGACATTGACCTCAAACGAATGCAGTTTTTGTCACGTTGATGAGGTGCAGCCGCAATGGGTGAAAGCCATCGAGGAGAAAGGGTATTTCATCTACGAGATGGAGAATTGCGATTAGCTGATCTATCTGAGAATGTAAAAGTATCCGGCTTGGCAAACATTTGACGATATGAAAAAGATCCTGGTGATCAACGGCCATCCGGATAAAGAAAGCTACTGTTACGCACTTGCCGAGGCCTACACGAAAGGCGCCGTCGCATCGGGAGCCGTGGTAAAAGAGATCAGAGTAGCCGAGCTGCGATTCGACCCCAATCTGCGATTTGGTTACCGAATGAGAACCGAGCTGGAACCTGACCTCATAGACTCCTGGGAAAAAATAAAATGGGCCGATCATCTGGTTTGGGTCTATCCGGTTTGGTGGGGATCGCTACCGGCTATTTTGAAAGGCTTTATTGACCGCGTGTTTTTGCCGGGATTTGCGTTCAAGAAACGCGAGAATTCACTTTTGTGGGATGCACTGCTCAAAGGCAAGTCCGCGAGGATAATTTCGACACTCGACCAACCGGTTTGGTTCTATTGGCTCGTAAATCGACAGCCGAGCTATTGGGCTATGAAACGATTAACGTTGAATTTCTGCGGCATAAAACCGGTGAAAGCTACTACGATCGGACCTATACGATTATCAACTGATTCGTTTCGAAATAAATGGCTCGCAAAGGTCGAGCAATTGGGACGCGAACAGAAATGAACAGCTCGGCATTCGACCCGAAACATCAGAGCGATAGTGTTGAAAGCAAGATAGTTGCATCTCTGGAAAGGATCTCGCAGGCATTTCGGGTATTGCTATGGAACGAAAGCAAGGAGCATTCGCTCAGCCCGATACAGGTACAGGTGTTGATCTTTTTGCTGCATCATTCGGATGAAAAACGAAAGGTGAGCTACCTGGCCGACGAATTTAATGTAACAAAGGCGACCATGAGCGATTGCGTCAGGTCGCTCGAGCAGAAACAGCTGATCGAAAAGCATCTCGAACCTAATGATGCACGAAGCTATACCATTCATCTGACCGCGAAAGGCGAAGATATAGCAAAAAAGACATCTTTTTTCGCCGAGCAAATACAGGCACCGATCGAGAAATTATCGTCGGTCGAAAAAGAAAACTTACTTTTGAGTCTATTCGGAATAATCAGCCGGCTGAATCAAACCGGGGTCATTACGATCCAAAGAATGTGCCTGTCCTGCCATTATTACAGTTCAGAGGACGGGCATTATTGTAAGCTACTCAAGCAGCGGCTTATGGATGTCGAACTTAGGATCGACTGTGCCGAGCACGAACTCAGAAAGGCCGCGTGAGTTTTGTTGTCAAAGATCGATCAAAATTTCAAACCTCAATTATCCTTTTCCGTACCGGTGACGACAGGACGATCGTTGTCGTCGTGATGCCGTAGGGTGTGAGGCGGTCGATGACCTCCTGCAGGTGTTCGACCGAGGCGACGGCGACCTTCATTATGAACGAATCGCCGCCGGTGCCGCGGTGGCATTCGAGCACTTCATTCGATCCTTGCGCGACATCGATAATGTGGCTGTAATCGACGCCCGTAATGCTCATTCTGACGAATGCAGTGATCGGCAGCCCGACCTTTGTCGTGTCGATCTGCGCACGATAGCCCATGATGATGCCGGCGTCCTCCAGCTTGCGGACGCGTTCGATGACGGCGGGCGTCGTCAGGCCGACGCGGCGTCCGAGTTCGGCGTAGCTCGTGCGTGCGTCCGTCTGCAGCTCTACGATTATCTTTCGGTCGATATCGTCGATCATTTCACGTCTAGTTTAGAAAATAAATCAAAAAGTGCAAATAAACATATATTGTTAGGCGATTTGCGTTTCGAAATTTACTAATCCCATTCAGCGGCGTTAGCAATTGCGTTAAACTAATAAGTTCAAACGCAAGTAGTATCTCCCGGCATCGTATCTTTGAAACTTTGAAACGCTATGCTGACAGAAACCGCCACCGCCACCTCCGATTTTGCCATCGAGAATTTTCAGGTATCGGACGCCGACCTGCCCGAATTTCGGGACATGAAGTTCGAAAACATCAACGAACTCAAACTCGATCATCCGGGCGCGAATGACCTCGCATACCGCGAACGCCGCGACCATATTGCGTCGCTGGCGAAAAACTTTCGCGAGACGGGCGAGATCACCGACGTCGATTACAACCCGCGTGAACAGCGCGTATGGCGTTATGTCGCCGAGGAACTGGAAGAGCTGCACGAAAAGCACGCATCGCCGTTCTACCTGCGTGCTAAACGCGACCTCGGTATTTCGAATGAACGCATTCCGCAGCTGACCGAGATGAACCGCCGCCTGCGTGAACTGACCGGTTTTCGGCTTGCGCCGATCGAAGGGCTCGTCGAAACGCGTGCGTTTCTGTCGTGGCTGTCGTACCGCGTGATGCTCTGTACGCAGTACATCCGCCATCACTCGCAGCCCGCCTACACGCCCGAACCCGACATCGTTCACGAGGCCATCGGCCATATTCCGATGTTCACAAACCCGGCGTTCGCCGATTTCTCGCAGTTCATCGGCCTCGGCGCACGCATCGCAACCGACAAGCAGATCGAGGAGCTCGGGCGGCTGTATTGGTTCACGGTCGAATTCGGCCTGGTCGAGCACGAAGGCGACATCAAGGCATATGGCGCCGGACTGCTCTCAAGCTTTGGCGAACTCGAACACGCATTCTCAACCCACGTCGAACGCCGCCCGTTCAACCTCGAACAGGTCATCAACCACGAATACACCTACAGCGACATGCAGCCCGTGCTGTACGTGATTCCGTCGTATGCCGAGCTGAAAGAGGTGACGCGGAAGTATATTGAGAGTTTTCAGAAATAAAATTTGATGGAGAACCCGATACCCTCAACAAAAATAGGCGAAGTCTTGTCGGTCTTGAATGAAATGAGGCAGGCTGGGATAGTCGATAAGTATGCTATCGGCGGAGCGTTTGCGGCGATCCTGCACAATGAACCTATATCGACGATAGATCTCGATATTTTCTTTCTCTTCAAAGAAAAACAGTCGTCACTGGTACTTTCATTAGACTCGATCTATGAGTTCGCCCGGGCGCGCGGGTTTTCGTTCGATCATGAGTTTGTAAATATCCACGGTTGGTTGGTCCAATTTGTCGAAGCTAGCCAAAGTAGATTGTGGTCCGAGGCAATTGAAAATGCCATTGTCCTGTCTATCGATAGTCTTGACGTGTTTGTGATCGATAAGGAGTATCTTATAGCAATGTGGCTTTTCGCCGGGCGGGCTAAGGACTATCAAAAAATAGCAGCGTTTGTAGACTCAGATATTCTGGACACCGAAAAACTGACGGATATTCTGGAGCGACACCAGTTGCTGGTAAAATGGAAAAATGAGAAGTGGAGGTTTATGAATGAGTAGCGGAAAGGAAGTTACAGAACTAACAAGACGCAAAAACATATCGCGCTCTTATTTAAGGTCTCTCTCACCAGAAGCCAAGATCGCTCAACTTGTCAGTTTGCAGGAGCGATACTACGAAATGTTGTCGATCCGGGAAGCCAACGGAGGCACACCGATTCCATCTAAATGGAAGAAATGGCACGCGGCCCGGCACGGATGAGATTATTTAATTTGTTATAGAAAATTGTCGGCACATAGTTCTTCACCGCTCCTGTCCCGGCGATAATGCTTTTCAACTCAGTTACGTAGACGCGATGAAAGCTTGGATATTAATTTTTTTATTTACAGTTCCTGTCGTATCCCAAGGCGCCAACGACTCTCTTTACGCCCGCGGTCTTCAGATGTGTCTGGAAAAGGAGCTTGCGTCATATGCAACATTTACACAAAAAGACTTGCGAAACGTGATCGTAGAGTATGACTTTTACATAACCAAAAATTTGCCACAGCGGATGGGTGAGATCACAGTCCGTTATCTGAATGACTCGGAGATGATCCGAGAATTCAGGAAGCTCTCAAAAGAAGACCGAAAACGCGGAATTCCATTCATCAAGATCTTTCCAATCTCAGATAAGGACGGCAAATTATTTTTCGCATACAACAACTATTGGTTTACATACTCAGAAAAAGGCGGAGTCTTTTCTAAGAAGGTGTTGAGCTTAGGTCGGGGTTTAGAAGGCGGATGCAATGGCGAGATCGGTTTCGACTCCTTGGAAAAAAAGTTCTATATGACAGAAGCCAAAATTTGGGGTATTTAGCAGGCATGGTTTGACAGGTGATTTTGAGTAGTTTGCAGATTTAACTATATGGATAACAAGAACCCGTTAGGATTAAAAAAGATACATCACGTTGAGTTTTACGTCGGCAACGCCAAGCAGGCGGAGTTTTATTATCGCAAGGCGTTCGGGTTCTCGCGGCATGCGTATTCCGGGCTCGAGACGGGCAATCGCGAATCGACGAGTTATGTGATGCGGCAGGGCAATGTGAATTTTGTCCTGACGGCGGCGATGGGGCCGGAACATCCGGCGGCCGATCACGTCAAGCTGCATGGCGATGGCGTGAAGGACATCGCGTTCTACGTCGAAGATGCGGATCATGCGTTCAATGAGGCTGTTCGCCGGGGTGCGACGCCGGTCATCGAGCCGCACGATTGGCAGGACGAAAACGGCTCGGTCCGCAAGGCGGCGATCGCGACCTACGGCGATACGATACATTCGTTTATCTCGTACGGCGTCGGTAGCCCGAACGTGAGTAAAGATGGAAATGGAAACGGCAGCGTTCAACCACCCGCTACCGCAGGTGGTTCTGACAATCAGTACAACGGCCCGTTCCTGCCCGGATTTGTCGCGCAAGCCGTCGAAGGCGAAAGCGTCGGGCTGATGTTGGTCGATCACATCGTCGGCAACGTTGAGCTCGGCAAGATGAACTATTGGTGCGATTTTTATCGCGACGTGCTCGGGTTTTTCCGCTATATCACGTTCGACGACAAGGACATCTCGACAGAGTATTCGGCGTTGATGTCGATCGTGATGTCGGACGGACAGCACAACATCAAGTTCCCGATCAACGAGCCTGCGGAGGGTAAAGGCGGCAAATCGCAGATCCAGGAATACATCGATTTTTACCGATCGGCCGGTGCTCAGCACGTCGCTCTGTTGTGCCGCGATGTACTCGCGACCGTCGAAAAGCTGCAGCAGAACGGCGTCGAGTTCCTGACGATACCCGACACGTATTATGACGACCTGCTCGACAGAGTCGGCCCGATCGACGAAGACATAGAAAGCCTGAAAAAGCTCGGCATCCTCGTCGACCGCGACGACGAAGGCTACCTATTGCAGATATTCACCAAGCCGGTCGAAGACCGCCCGACGGTGTTCTACGAAATTCTCCAACGCAAAGGCTGCAAAGGCTTCGGCAAAGGCAACTTCAAAGCGCTGTTCGTCTCGATCGAAGAAGAGCAGCGGCGGCGCGGCAATCTATGATCAGGCCATATTCGGCCGGTGACCTCGAGGCCGTCATTGCGATCTTCCGGTCGAACATTCCGAAGTATTTTGTCGAATCGGAAGAATCCGAACTGCGGGAATTTTTGGCGGACAGTGTTGAAAATTATTATGTCATCGAGCTTAACGGCGAGGTCGTCGGTGCGGGCGGCATTGCGTTGAACGCTGACGATA
This sequence is a window from Acidobacteriota bacterium. Protein-coding genes within it:
- a CDS encoding DUF433 domain-containing protein, which translates into the protein MDYREIITIEPGKRSGKPTIRGMRITVQDVLEYLAGGMTEAEILSDFPELNRDDILACLAFAADRERQLAILPQYEIAA
- a CDS encoding DUF5615 family PIN-like protein, translating into MKLLLDQNLSWKLVVELRESYPDSEHIKQALSTSADDRAIWDFARDNDFTIVTKDDDFVQRSMLLGHPPKVVWIRLGNCKTDEITRLLLGSLNVMIAFANDEEKSLFALP
- a CDS encoding glycosyltransferase family 1 protein, whose amino-acid sequence is MKALLISMGTRGDVEPFLAVGEILGERGWEVVCLFPEQFRGMTEAMGFRFHGFSEEFLKLIEGSDAKEILGGEGGAFSRVRNWATLARSGMKLAAESVEVQHRIQLDEAPDRIIYHPKCNTAIVWGMANPGKAIQLAPIPGLVHAVDEFAPMWKDFGRSINRASYRLINWFKAFAVKKFTKQFTTDLGFKKLTVAEINRALLETEKTIYTVSPSLFDRPAYWPETARVVGYFERDKAVGWQPDERLLEFLKAHDKIVFISFGSMTNTKPLEKTRAIVNVLKRNNIPAIINTSWGGLCEIDDAPEHVLFVNDVPYDWLYPHIYAVVHHGGSGSTHMALKYGCPSLVVPHALDQPFWARIVHEKGAGPAGLAISKLTELDFEQKLLDLYDNLDHGTNAERIGLAMSSEADAGKLYQIIVGDIERS
- a CDS encoding cupin domain-containing protein — encoded protein: MKGYKSNIEKETLKNKNFRKVLYTSAYSQLVLMSIKPKEEIGSEVHAENDQFLRFEGGTGRVMVDDNKYTVKDGDAVVIPAGARHNVINTSATEDLKIYTIYSPPHHKDQIIRKTKEEAEANDEEFDGKMTEKRKR
- a CDS encoding DUF1801 domain-containing protein produces the protein MNKDIQAYNDVQTPEEREVCNALAEAISRGLPKAENKIWHRHPVWFLDGNPIVGYSKLKAGIRLMFWSGADFDEEELKPRTGKFKDASVTYTSADQINPKDLKRWLKKSKEIQWDYKNIVKRKGRLERLK
- a CDS encoding thioredoxin family protein; the encoded protein is MSKSVFYHAGCPVCVSAEQDVISLIGADNVEVVHFGNDMSRFEEAEKAGVKSVPALITPNGNVLHINFGASMADLKG
- a CDS encoding DUF2024 family protein; its protein translation is MQVAVWDTFVKRGDGRTMHFDIIAPAEIKDAAVIYGYGRDYLKEKGEDSQTLTSNECSFCHVDEVQPQWVKAIEEKGYFIYEMENCD
- a CDS encoding NAD(P)H-dependent oxidoreductase codes for the protein MKKILVINGHPDKESYCYALAEAYTKGAVASGAVVKEIRVAELRFDPNLRFGYRMRTELEPDLIDSWEKIKWADHLVWVYPVWWGSLPAILKGFIDRVFLPGFAFKKRENSLLWDALLKGKSARIISTLDQPVWFYWLVNRQPSYWAMKRLTLNFCGIKPVKATTIGPIRLSTDSFRNKWLAKVEQLGREQK
- a CDS encoding winged helix-turn-helix transcriptional regulator, which produces MNSSAFDPKHQSDSVESKIVASLERISQAFRVLLWNESKEHSLSPIQVQVLIFLLHHSDEKRKVSYLADEFNVTKATMSDCVRSLEQKQLIEKHLEPNDARSYTIHLTAKGEDIAKKTSFFAEQIQAPIEKLSSVEKENLLLSLFGIISRLNQTGVITIQRMCLSCHYYSSEDGHYCKLLKQRLMDVELRIDCAEHELRKAA
- a CDS encoding Lrp/AsnC family transcriptional regulator, whose product is MIDDIDRKIIVELQTDARTSYAELGRRVGLTTPAVIERVRKLEDAGIIMGYRAQIDTTKVGLPITAFVRMSITGVDYSHIIDVAQGSNEVLECHRGTGGDSFIMKVAVASVEHLQEVIDRLTPYGITTTTIVLSSPVRKRIIEV
- a CDS encoding phenylalanine 4-monooxygenase; this encodes MLTETATATSDFAIENFQVSDADLPEFRDMKFENINELKLDHPGANDLAYRERRDHIASLAKNFRETGEITDVDYNPREQRVWRYVAEELEELHEKHASPFYLRAKRDLGISNERIPQLTEMNRRLRELTGFRLAPIEGLVETRAFLSWLSYRVMLCTQYIRHHSQPAYTPEPDIVHEAIGHIPMFTNPAFADFSQFIGLGARIATDKQIEELGRLYWFTVEFGLVEHEGDIKAYGAGLLSSFGELEHAFSTHVERRPFNLEQVINHEYTYSDMQPVLYVIPSYAELKEVTRKYIESFQK
- the hppD gene encoding 4-hydroxyphenylpyruvate dioxygenase, whose protein sequence is MDNKNPLGLKKIHHVEFYVGNAKQAEFYYRKAFGFSRHAYSGLETGNRESTSYVMRQGNVNFVLTAAMGPEHPAADHVKLHGDGVKDIAFYVEDADHAFNEAVRRGATPVIEPHDWQDENGSVRKAAIATYGDTIHSFISYGVGSPNVSKDGNGNGSVQPPATAGGSDNQYNGPFLPGFVAQAVEGESVGLMLVDHIVGNVELGKMNYWCDFYRDVLGFFRYITFDDKDISTEYSALMSIVMSDGQHNIKFPINEPAEGKGGKSQIQEYIDFYRSAGAQHVALLCRDVLATVEKLQQNGVEFLTIPDTYYDDLLDRVGPIDEDIESLKKLGILVDRDDEGYLLQIFTKPVEDRPTVFYEILQRKGCKGFGKGNFKALFVSIEEEQRRRGNL